The following DNA comes from Corallococcus exiguus.
CCGCGAGGAGGAAGACCTTGCGCTCGGCCTCGTCGAGCAGGACGTCCAGCTCGCCCGTCTCCTGGCTGGCGAGCTCCTGGATCTCCCGGCCCACGTTGGCCAGGCGCCGGCGCAGCGCCTGGTCCTTGACGATGTGGGCGTACTGGACGGCGTTGGCCGCCAGCGGGACGACCTGGTCCAGGCCCATCAGGTACGCGGGGCCGCCCACCGAGACGAGCTGGCCCAGGACCTTGAGCTCCTCCGCGAGCGTCAGGTGGTCCACCTGCTTGCTCTGCTGATCCAACCGCATCATCGCGGAGAAGATCTGCGCGTGCGAAGGGCTGGCGAAGTCGTCCGCGTGGACGACCTCCGCCACGGGCGTGATGAGCCCGTTGTCCGCCAGCACGGCGCCCAGCACCGCACGCTCCGCGGCGAGATCCTCGTGGACCCGCCGACCTTCCCTACCGTCCAGGACGTTCTGCATGGCTGCTTGGAACCTCTACAGGCAGCGTCTGACACGGTCCAGCGGACGTCCAGTTTCCTGCAACAGTCCTGTAGCAACCGGTAGGTCCGGGAGGGATGCCGCGACCCGCCGTGGCACCTCCGCCCGGCCTCCAGGTGAACCGACCCCGCGCGTCGGGCTATTCGGCGGCGCCCCACTGCTGGAGGAAGGCCTCCCGGTAGGTGCGACTGAGGATCACCGTGGAGCCGTCCTTGAGCACCAGGATGCCGTCCCCATGCGTCCACGGCTCCAGGCGGGCCACGGCCTCCAGGTTCACCAGGTCGCCGCGGTGCACGCGCACGAAGCGGGTGGGGTCCAGGCGCTCCTCCAGGGCCCGCAGCGTCTGGCGCACCAGGTGTTCGCCCTGGGCGGTGAAGAGCCGCACGTACTTGTCCTCCGACGACAGGCGCCACACGGTGTCCAGGCGCAGGGGCACCCAGCCCTCGCCCACCTTCACCACCAGCCGCTCCAGGGGGCGTTCCGGGCGGGCCTTCGCCACCGTGGCGAGCAGGGCGTCCATCGCGGCCGAGCCGCGCGTGCCCGCGCTCAGCAGCGCATGGGCCTTGTCGAGCGCCCGGGTGAAGCGGCCCGCGTCATAGGGCTTGAGGAGGTAGTCCGCCGCGTGGGCCTCGAAGGCTTGGAGCGCGAAGCGCTCGTAGGCGGTGGAGAAGATGACGGCGGGGCAGGCGTCCGTCCCGAGCGCCTCCAGGACCTCGAAGCCGGTGAGGCCGGGCATCTGCACGTCCAGCACCACCAGGTCCGGCCGCAGCGATTCGATGCGCGCGAGCGCCTCCGTCCCGTCCGAGGCCTCGCCCACGCAGGTGAAGCGCGCGTCGTCCGCCAGCAGGCGCTTCACCTTCGCGCGCGCGGGCGCCTCGTCGTCCACCACCAGCACGCGGAACACCGTCATGCGACCTCCACCCGGGGCAGCCATACCGTCACGCGCGCGCCACCCTCCGGTCCCGCGCCACGCTCCAGCCGGGCCCGGTCTCCATGAAGCAGCGTGAGCACGCGCTCCAACTGCGTCAGCCCCACGCCAGGCCCGGAGGCAGGGGAGGGCGCCCCGAAGCCGCGCCCGGTGTCCTCCACCTCCAGCGCCCAGCGGTCCGTTTCAGCACGCGCGCGGATGCGCACCTCCAGCGCGCCGCGCAGGTCCTGGTTGTGCTTCACCGCGTTCTCCACCAGCGTCTGCAACGCGAAGCAGGGCACGCGTTGGGGCTCCAGGCCCGGCGCCACGTCCCAGCGCACGTCCAACCGGTCGCCGAAGCGCGCCGCGAGCAATGCGACGAAGCGCTCGGTGTGCCCGCGCTCCTCGGCCAGCGTCCAGGTGGGCTCGGTGCGCTCCAGGCTCGCGCGCAGGAGCTGGCCCAGGTCGCTCAGGAGCCGGTCCGTGCGCGGCAGGTCCTCGTACATCACCGACCCGATGGTGTGCAGCGCGTTGAAGAGGAAGTGCGGGTGCAGCTGGCCCGTGAGCGACTGGAGCTGCGCGGCCCGCAGCTCGCCCTCCAGCTCCGCCGAGCGCAGCGCCCGGGCCTGCCGCTGTCGCCACTCGTACAGGAGCGAGATGACCGCGCAGCCCAGGCCGTAGGTAATCAGGTCCTTCTGCGCCTCCATGGGGAGCGCGTACACGGGAGGCCCCAGGTCGTAGTCCCCCAGCTCCAGCAGCGCGTAGATGCCATGCCGCAGCCCCGCCATCAGCGCGATGTGCAGCGACGTGAAGAGGCTGAATGCCGCCGCGTGGATGCCCAGGAAGCGCGTCCAGCCCACGCGAGGGGCCGGCGCGTTGAGCACCGCCGTCATCAGGACGGGGAGCAGCAGCGTGACGGCGAGCGCGCTGGTCATCTCCCAGATGAACGCCGGCGCCCAATGGCCCGGATGCGGCCGCATCAGCTGCATCAGCCGCACCGCGCTGCCCTGCCACACGCCCAGGGCCAGCCCGAACGCCAGGACCTTCAGCGCCGGACGCAAGCGCAGCCGGGGCCAGCGCCACCGCGTGGATGGAACGTCCTCCCAGGCCCTCACCCCACGGCCTCCGGGGTGAGGACGGCGGGACGCGCGGCGCGGGGCTTCATGCCGAAGAGCGGCCGGAGCCAGGCCACGCGGGACACGCCTTCACACAGCGCCAGCGTGACGGCGAAGGACAGCGTGAGCACCGCGAACAGCATGGCCCAGGGACCCACCGGCAGGCGCAGGCACAGGTAGCCCACGCAGATGATGACCGTCTGGTGGAAGATGTAGAACGGATACGACAGCGCCTGCGCGTGCGGAAGCCACGCGGGGGCCGTGCGCACGTGGTGCCGCGCCCAGGCCATCGCCGTCAGCAGCCCGCTCCAGATGAGCACCGTGCCCCCCACGATGGCGGGCACCACCGGCATCACCGGCCACGGCCACACCAGCTCCACCACGAGCGCAGCCAACGCCACGGCCAGCAGCACGTGGCGCAGCGCCACCAGCCGGCCCCATACGCCCGGGCAGCGGCCCAGCAGGTGGCCGTAGAGGAACAGCAGGCCGTAGTGCACGAACGTGCGCGGATCATCCAGCAGCGCGTGCGTCTCCGGGAAGTCGCGCAGCAGCACCCGGTTGAGCGCCAGCGGCACCACGAGCCACAGCACGTTCACTCCACGCGACAGCCACGCGTCCGCCCACGCGAGGAACCGCCCCCCGGCTTGCGTGCGCAGCGCCGCGAAGAGGGGCAGGGCCAGGAGGCAGTAGACGAACAGGTAGGCCACGAACCACAGATGGTGCCAGCTGAAGCTGCCCGCGGGGTAGGGCACGAAGTCGAACACCGTCGGGTAGAACGCGGCGTAGCTCCCCTGGATGCGGCCCTGGAACAGCCGCTCCACGTAGATCTGCGGCGGCACCACCACGAACATGCCGAACACCAGCGGCAACAACAGCCGCTTCGTCCGGTCCTTCGTGAACGCCCTCAAGGAGCGCCGCCGGAGCGCGAACGCGGTGCCCGCGCCGGAGATGACCATCAGCAGCGGCATGCGCACCAAGTGCAGCACCCCCATGACGGGCTCCAGCAGCGGCAGCGCCTGGGGGCTCTTGATGTGCCACTCCCAGGTGTTGAACATCATCCCGGTGTGGAACAGGTGCAGCACCACGATGGCCAGCACCCGGAGCCAGTCCAGGTCGGGGTGGTGCGCGGCGGCGGGGCGGATTGGGGCGCTCATGTGGCGGAGACCTCCAGGCGGTGTCCGCCGCTGAAGTACCCACGCCTGGGGCCCTGCATCCACGCGGATGCCGTGAAACGGACCGCCAGCGGCGCGAGCCGGACGGCCTCCGCCCTGGAGACGCGAAAAGGGCCGCCCGGTTGCCCGGACGGCCCTTCCCTTGAAGCGATGGAGCGCTTCAGGTGATGCGGTGGACTACTCGGCCACCACGTCGACCTTGATCTTCGCCGTCACCTCGCGGTGCAGGCGGAGCTCCACTTCGTAGTTGCCCAGCGACTTGATGGGCTCGGCCAGGTGCAGCTGGCGGCGATCCACCTGCTGGCCCTGGGCCGCGAGCGCCTCGGCGATGTCCAGCACCGTGACGGAGCCGAACAGCTTGTCCTGCTCGCCCACCTTGCGCTTGATGGTGACCTTGACGCTGCCCAGCTTCTTGGCCTGCTCGTCGGCAGCGCCCTTCAGCTTGGCATTGCGCGCCGTGTGCACGGCCTTCTCGTGCTCCAGCTGACGCAGGTTCTGCTCGCTCGCCAGGACCGCCTTCTTGCGCGGCAGCAGGAAGTTACGGCCGAAGCCGTCCTTCACCGTGACGAGCTCGCCGGACTTGCCGAGGTTGTCGATGTCCTCACGCAGAATGACCTTCATGTTTCTGTCTCCTGTGTTGCGGACCGGCGACTAGCCGACCACCGCGTTGTAGGGGAGGAGCGCGATGCCGCGGGCGCGCTTGATGGCCACCGCCACCTCACGCTGGTGCTTCGCGCAGTTGCCGGAGATGCGGCGGGGGATGATCTTGCCGCGCTCGGTGACGAAGTACTTCAGCGTCGCCTGGTCCTTGAAGTCCACCGACGCGTTCTTCTCCGCGCAGAACCGGCAGACCTTCTTGCGGCCGAAGCCGCGGCCACCGCGCTTGTCGTCGTCGCCGCCCATGCCGCCGCGGTCGCCGCGATCACCACCACGGTCGCGGTCACCGCCGCGATCGCCACCACGGTCGCCACCGCGCGAACCGCCGCCGTAGCCGCCGCCACCGCCACCGGGGCCGCGGGAAGCGCCCGCGCCCTGCTTGCTATCCATGCCGTTGCTCATGAACGTTCTCGTTTCCTGGAAGGTTGGGTGAAGGTCCCGTCAGAGGCGTTACGCCTCCTCCGTGGACTCCTCTTCCGAATCGCCACCCGCGAACTCAGGCGTCTCGCTGCGGAAGCCACCCTCGCGCTCGACGGGAGCGCCCGGACGGGTCTCCTCGACGTCGCCGGCCAGCTTGAGGTCCTCGAGCACCGGACGGGACTCGGGATCCACCTCGTCCGCGATCTTCACGGAGATGTAGCGCGTGACGTCGTCGATGTTGCGCAGGTTGCGCTCGATCTCCGCCACCAGCTTGCCGTCACCCAGGAAGCTCGTGTGGACGTAGATGGCGCGGGGCTGCTTGGCCACGGGGAACAGGGTCTTCTTCTTCCCCCACACCGTGAAGCGGAGGACCTTGCCGCCCTCACGCGAGACGATGGTGCGGACGCGCTCCTTGAGCTTGTCCACGTTGTCGTCGGTCACGTCCGGCTTGACCAGGAAGATGGTCTCGTACTCACGAAGCCGCTTGGCGGCCTGCGTCTCTGCCATGTTTCTCTCCCCTTGGGGTCGAGTGCCCCCCGGACCATCCGGGGAGCGGGGAAACGGCCGGAGGCCCTCGAAGGCCACCACCGGGGACGGGAAATCCTCTCGCGCGCCCGTCACCATCGCGCCTTGGCCCGTGAGTGAACACGGGAAGCTTTGAAAGAACATCCACCGGAAAAGCGTGGGACGCACTCCGGGGGAAGGGGCTTCTAAGAGGACCCCTCCTGGAAAGTCAAGGGGAGCCAGGGGGGCAACCAGCCGGCCCCGCGCTTCAGGCCTTGCGGTTGTGGCGGTTCATCGCCGTGGAGAGCCCGTCGCGCACCCAGCTCTCCGCCATGTCCGCCGCCTTCCCGACGAGCTCCTCCAACTGGCGGCGCTCGCCGTCGTCGAAGTTGGACAGGACGTAGCCCGCCACGCGCTCCTTGGCGTTGGGGCCCTCCGGCTTGCCAATGCCCACCCGTACCCGGATGAAGGCGTCCTCGCCCAGGCACTGCACCATGCTCTTGAGCCCGTTGTGCCCGCCCGCGCCGCCGCCCGCCTTGAGCTGCAGCCGCCCGAAGGGCAGATCCAGCTCGTCGTGCACCACGAGCACGTCCTGCACTTCGACCTTGTAGAAGCGCGCGGCCTCCGCCACGGAGCGGCCGGACAGGTTCATGTACGTCTGCGGCTCCACGAAGAGGATGCGCTCGCCGCCCAGGTTTCCCTGGCCCACCCGCGCCTGGAACTTGTCCTGGGTGAGCTCCGCGCGGGCGCGCGACAGGAGCGCGTCCACCACCATGAACCCGACGTTGTGGCGGTGGCGCTCGTACTCGCGCCCGGGGTTGCCCAGCCCGCAGATGAGCTTCATGGAAGGCTCCAGAGGAGGGTGGGGACCTTGAAGGGCCCACACCCGGAAAAAGACAGCGGGGCAGGCCCTGGAAGAGGCCCGCCCCGCGAGGAGATACCGAACGGCGGAAGAGGACTACTTCTTCGCCGCGGCCTTGGCCGGGGCCTTGGCCGCGGCCGCCGCAGGGGCCTTCGCGTCGCCCGCCTTCGCGTCCGCCGCCTTGCCCGCCGCCGGGGCAGCCGCCGCAGCCGCCGCAGCCGCCGGAGCCGCCTCCGCCGCTTCCGGCGCGGCGAGGACCGCGATGGTGTAGTTGACGTGCGTCTTCACGGACACGCCCTCGGGGAGCTTCACGTCGTTCACGTGGATGGCTTCCGCGATCTGCAGATTGCTGACGTCCACTTCAATCTGGAGCGGGATGGCGCCGGGGAGCGCCCAGACCTCCAGGTTGCGGCGGATCTGCGTGAGCAGACCGCCCTCCGCCACGCCCGGGGCCTTGCCGGTGAGCACGACGGGGAGGTTCACCTTGACCTGCTCCTTCTCGCTCACGGCGATGAAGTCCGCGTGCAGGATGTCGCGGGTGAGCGGGTCCATCTGGTAGTCCTTCAGCAGGACCTGCTGCTCATTGCCGGCCAGCTTCAGCTGGATGAGCGTGTTCAGCTTGTGCGGGGTGTTGATGGCCGTGCGGATGGCCTTGGGGTCCACGGAGATGTGCAGCGGCGCCTTCAGGTGCTTGCCGTAGACGACGGCGGGAACCTGGCCGGACGCACGCAGGCGGCGGGCAATGCCCTTGCCGGAACCTTCACGGGCCTGCGCTTCGAGGGTGCTCTTGTCGGTGGCCATGGAAATCTCTCTTTATCGGTGGGTACCGCGGTGTTCACCGGCGTCTGGGCGCCCTCGGCATCCCACCCCCATGGTGGGCCCCGAAGACGGCGCCCGGGCCGTTGTGACGGGCCCATGGAACCGGTGGAGGGGGCCGGACATGCCAGCCCCCGGGGTCCTTCGTCAAGCCGCCCGGACTCCAGGCGGCTCTCAAGCTCGGACGGACTTCAGACGAACAGAGAGCTCAGCGAGTCCGCGCGGTGGATGCGCGCGATGGCTTCCCCGAAGAGGGCGTCCGTCTGCAGGGCGCGGATCTTCGGGCACGCCTTGGCGTTGGCCGCGAGCGGCACCGTGTCCGTGAAGACGACCTCCTCCAGGACGGAGTCGGTGATGCGCTGGATGGCGGGGCCGGACAGGATGGGGTGCACCGCGTACGCGAGCACCCGGCGCGCGCCCTTGTCCTTCAGCGCGAGGGCCGCCTGGGCGAGCGTGCCCGCGGTGTCCACCATGTCGTCCACCAGGATGGCGTCCTTGCCGTTCACGTCGCCAATGAGGTTCATCACCTCCGAGGCGTTGGGGCGCGGGCGGCGCTTGTCGATGATGGCCAGCCCCGTGTTCAGCCGCTTGGAGTAGGCGCGCGCGCGCTCCACGCCGCCGGCGTCCGGGCTGACGATGACCAGCTCGCTCGACTCCGTGAAGCGCTTGCGGATGTCCTCCAGGAACACCGGCGAGCCGTAGAGATGATCCGAGGGCATGTTGAAGAAGCCCTGGATCTGCCCGGCGTGCATGTCCATGGACACCACCCGGTTGACGCCCGCGACCTCCAGCATGTCCGCCACCAGCTTGGCGGTGATGGGCGTGCGGGCCGCCACCTTCCGGTCCTGTCGCGCGTAGCCGTAGTACGGCATCACGGCGGTGATGGAGCCTGCGCTCGCCCGCTTGAGGGCGTCGCACATGATCAGCAGCTCCATCAGGTGATGGTTCGTCGGCGGGCAGGTGGACTGGACGATGAACACGTCCTGTCCTCGCACGTTCTCGCCGATCTCGACGTGGATCTCCCCGTCAGAGAACGTGTCCACCACCGCGTTGCCCAGGGGCCGCTGGAGGTATTCGCAGATGCGCTGCGCCAACGCCGGGTTCGAGTTCCCGGCGAACACCTTGAAGTCACGCGACGGCTGCATGGGGGCGCTGACTAACCCGTGCGCGCCCCGAATGGAAGTTCGTTAGTCGAGTTCAGCCGCCACGGGACCGAGCGTCCCGTTCTGCGCCTGGTGAAGGTGTTTCTCGTACTCGATGAGGATGACCCGCTCCATCTGGCTTCGCGTGTCCGCGTTCAACGGATGGGCGATGTCCTTGTAGGTCCCGTCCTTCCGTTTTTTCGCGGGCATCGCGATGAAGAGCCCGGTGGAGCCGTGGATCACCTTCAGGTCGCGCACGACGAAGCAGTGATCCAGGGTGATGGTGACGTACGCCTTGAGCTTGTCCTCTTCGACCGGAAACACCCGGACGTCGGTGATGTTCATGGTCCCCCCCCGAACCTGGAAGGCCGGAGCTACGGGGAAGCCTGGGACAGACTGAAGGTGAAAAGCAAGCACCCCCTACCTGTCGCGCTGGGGACCGTTCACTGGGCCTCCAGCCGTCATGCCCCGAAGGGCCAATGACTCACCAGGTGGGCGAGGAAGGCCAGGTGGTAGACCACGATGATGGCGTAGACGATGGCGCCCGCGCGGATGGCGAGGCGGCTGGCCTTGAGCCGGCGGTGCAGGCACAGCAGGCACAGCCCCGCGTTCACGATGAGCAGCTTGGAGAACATGAAGAGCAGCGGTGACTGCTCGTACGCCACGCGCATCACCGGGTTGAGCTCCTCCGCGACTCCCAGCTGCAGGAAGAGCAGGGTGAACAGCCCGTCCAACAGGTTCAGCATGAGCAGCGCCACCGACGCCGGTGACGTGTAGAAAGAAGCCTGCTGCGCCCAACTCCCCGCCTGCACCTCGTTCGCCGTCGCCGCCACGCCCCACCCCCAAGGTTCCCGTCCTGCTACCTGGAGCCAGGGCTATTCAAATCCCTTGCCAGGGCTTCCGGGACTTCATGGGAAGCAGCCGGGCAGGCGGCGGAGGCGGGGGCTTGCCAGCCTGGAAACGAAATTGACGGGAAGGGATGGGTCGCGGAGATTCGCCCCGCCCAGCCACACCGAGACGAGTGCCCATTGCATCAATTCCCCAAAGATATCGGGTGGATAGAGGTCATCTGCGGATCGATGTTCTCCGGCAAGACGGAGGAGTTGATCCGCCGCGTCAAGCGCGCGCTGTACGGCCGGCAGAAGGTGCGCGTGTTCAAGCCGCGCATCGACACCCGCTACGACGACACGCAGGTGGTCAGCCACAGCCAGTTGAAATTGACGTCCCTGCCTATCGAAAGGGCTGAAGAAATTTTCCGGCACCTGTCCCCCGACACGCAGGTGGTGGGCATCGACGAGGTGCAGTTCCTGGGCGGAGAAGTGGTGCAGGTGTGCGAGGCGCTCGCCCAGCGGGGCATGCGCGTCATCTGCGCGGGCCTGGACCAGGACTACCAGGGGCGCCCCTTCGAGCCGATGCCGCAGCTGATGGCGGTGGCGGAGTACGTGACGAAGGAGCTGGCCATCTGCGCGGTGTGCGGGAACCCGGCCAACCGTTCGCAGCGCATCATTGGCAGCGAGGAGCGGGTGGTGGTGGGCGCGGCGGGTGCCTACGAGCCGCGCTGCCGCAAGTGTCACGTGGCGGAACCCGCGGAGGCGAGCCCTCCGCAGACGCTGAAGCTGTTCGACTGAAAGCCTCAATCCGCCTGTCACCGGCGCGGGAGCCCCATCCGATGCGCGACACTCTCTACGCGAACGTGCCGTTCAAGTTGAACGAGATGGCCCACCACTATGGTCCCAGCGTCCACCTGGTGGGAAATCCGTTTCTCCTCTCCCAGCTGGCCACGCTGTGCGCCAAGGGCACGCTGCAGCCGCAGATCAACCGGCTGGTGGAGCAGCTCTACGCGGACCTGGTGAAGACGGTCATCAACGCGGAGTTCCCGCGCAAGATGGTGACCATTCCCACCCGCATGATCGACTCCACGCCCCTGGGCATCTACCAGGGCGAGGTGGTGGACCCGCAGCTGCGCGTGGTGACGGTGAACATCGCGCGGGCGGGCACGCTGCCGTCGCAGGTGACGTATGACCTGCTCAACTTCACGGTGGACCCGTCCCTGGTGCGCCAGGACCACATCATCATGAGCCGGATGATCGACGCGGCCCAGGCGGTGGTGGGTTCGGAGATTGGCGGCGCGAAGATTGGCGGGGACGTGGATGACGCGTTCGTGCTGTTCCCGGACCCCATGGGGGCCACGGGCGGCAGCCTGGCCACGGCCATCCAGCTGTACAAGACGAGGGTGCCCGGGAAGGCCCGGCGCATCATCACGCTCAACCTCATCGTCACGCCGGAGTACCTGCGCCGGATGACGACGGAGCACCCGGACGTCATCATCTACGCGCTCCGTCTGGACCGCGGCCTGTCCCCGCCGGAGGTGTTCGGCACCGCGCCGGGCCTGCTCTGGGAGAAGGAGCGGGGCCTGGATGACCGTCAGTACATCGTCCCCGGCGGCGGCGGCTTCGGGGAGATCATGAACAACGCCTACGTGTAGAGGGAGCACCCGGTGACGACGTTCCACGAGAAGGATGTCGGCGTCCTCATCTCCGAGGAGGCCGTGCAGGCGCGCGTGAAGGAGCTGGGCGCGCAGATTACCCGCGACTACGAGGGCAAGGAGCTGACGCTCATCTGCGTGCTCAAGGGCTCCGCGTTCTTCGCCATCGACCTGGCGCGCGCCATTGATTTGCCGCTGACGCTCGAGTTCCTGGGCGTGTCCAGCTACCACGGCGGCACGGAGTCCACGGGCGAGGTGCGCATCACCACGGACGTGTCCAAGCCGATGGCGGGCAAGCACCTGCTCGTCATCGAGGACATCATCGACACGGGGCTCACCATGAGCTTCCTCCTGGAGAACCTCCGGGCGCGGCACCCGGCGTCGGTGAAGATCTGCTCGCTGCTGGAGAAGCCCGCGCGGGCCAAGACGAAGGTGGAAATCGACTACAAGGGCTTCGTCATCGAGGACAAGTTCGTCGTCGGGTACGGCCTGGACTACGGCGAGAAGTACCGGAACCTGCCGTTCATCGGCATCTGGAAGCACGTCTGAGAAACGCCTGATGGGCTCGGGTGCCCCTCCCTTCGGGGTGGGGGCCTCGGGACTGCGAGGGCCTTGTCCATGCGCCGCACGGCGGCCGTGTGCAGGGCCCTCACGCGTTGTGGGGCGCACGCATGCACAGCCTCTCCTCTGGACCCCTGAGGAGGCTTGAACATGCGAGACGGAAACGTGAGGGCCGCCCGGACGGCCCCCGCCAATGGCGACGCGATGCAGAAGTACCTGGCGGAGGCGGTGGGCACCTTCGTGCTGGTGCTCGGCGGCGTTGGGGCGGCGGTGCTGGCGGGCGGCCGCATCGGCTTCCTGGGCGTGGCCTTCGCCTTCGGGCTGTCGCTGCTGGCCATGGTCTACACGATTGGCCCCATCTCCGGCTGCCACGTGAACCCGGCCGTGACGGTGGGCCTGATGATGGCGGGCAAGTTCGACAAGCGGCACCTGGCTGGCTACGTCATCGCGCAGTGCGTGGGCGCCATCATCGCCGCGGGCGTGGTGCTGCTCATCGCGAAGGGCGCGCCGGGCGGCTACTCCGCGGGCGCGGAGGGGCTGGGCAGCAACGGCTACGGGGTGGCGTCGCCGGAGGGCTACGGCGGCGGGGCGGCCTTCATCGCGGAGGTGGTGCTCACCTTCCTGCTGGTGCTGACGGTGCTGGGGGCCACGGACTCGCGGGCGCCGGTGGGCTTCGCGGGCGTGGCCATTGGCCTGGTGCTGACGCTCATCCACCTGGTGGGCATCCCCATCACCAACACGTCGGTGAACCCGGCGCGCAGCCTGGGCCCGGCGCTGTTCGCCGGAGGCGACGCCCTGCGCCAGCTGTGGATGTTCATCATCGCGCCGCTGTTGGGGGCTGCCTTCGCGTCCGCGGTGTACCGGCTGGTGAACCGCCCGGCGGTGCAGATTACGGCCGCGCGCGCGGAGCAGGCGACGGACGAGGAGCGCCGGGAGCGCGTGGCGGGCCCGCGCGAGGTGGAGCGCCCCGTCTAAAGAGGGTTGGAAGCACGAAGGCCGTGCCTCGCTTCGTCGCGGGGCACGGCCTTTGTGTGTGAAGCAGGGGAGAGGCCTAGAAGGCGGCGTCGAAGACGACGTCGTTGGCGGCGCCCACGCCCACGGCGACCTGGTAGGACGACACGCGGCGCTCGAAGAAGTTGGTGAGCTCCTGCACGTCCTGCAGGTCCATGAAGTGCAGCGGGTTCTTGGTGTGGAAGACGGGGGCGATGCCCAGCATCTGCAGGCGCTGGTCGGCCACGTACTCCAGGTAGCCGCGCATCTCCTGTACGGAGAGGCCCATCACGCCGCCGCTCAGCAGGTCCTGGGCGAACTGCGTCTCGCACTCCACCGCGTCGCGCATCATCTGCACGACGTCCTTCTCCATGCCCGCGTCGAAGAGGTCCGGCTCCTCCTTGCGCGCGGTCTTGATGGCCTCGAAGGCGAAGGTCATGTGGGCGGACTCGTCGCGGAACACCCAGTTGGTGCCCGCGGCCAGACCGTTCAGCAGACCCTTGCTGCGCAGGAAGTACACGTAGGCGAAGGCCGCGAAGAAGAAGAGTCCTTCAATGCAGCCCGCGAAGCAGATGAGGTTCAGCAGGAACTGGCGGCGGTCCGACTTGGAGCGGACCTGATCCAGCGCCTGGATGCTGTCCATCCACTTCATGCAGAAGCGCGCCTTGCGCTGGATGGACGGGATGTTGTCCACCGCCGCGAAGGCCTTGGCGCGCTCCGCCGGGTCCGGCACGTAGCTGTCCAGCAGCGTCAGGTAGAACTGGACGTGCAGGGCCTCTTCATAGAGCTGGCGCGACAGGTACATGCGCGCTTCGGGCGCGTTCAGGTGCTTGTAGAGGTTGAGCACCAGGTTGTTGCCGACGATGGAGTCGCCCGTGGCGAAGAAGGCCACCAGCCGGTGGATGAGGTGACGCTCCGCGTCCGTCATCTTCGAGCGCAGGTCCACCAGGTCCGTGGAGAAGTCGATCTCCTCCACCGTCCAGGTGTTCTTGATGGCGTTGCGGTACATCTCGAAGAAGACGGGATACGCCATGGGGCGCAGCGTCAGGTTCATTCCCGGATCGAGCAGCATTGCTTCGGTACTCCCTTACTCACACGACGACAGGGGACAGCAGGGTGGGGACCGCCAGGGACTACTGGCAGGCCTCGCACGCCTCGGGGTTCTCCAGCGAGCACGCCACCGCTTCCGCCTCAGCGGTCACGACCTGGGGAGCAGGAGTCGGCGCGGCCGTCATCGTCGGGCCGCCCTGGCCCACGGTGGCCTTGGCGATGCGGGTCGCCGGGCG
Coding sequences within:
- a CDS encoding LytR/AlgR family response regulator transcription factor, whose protein sequence is MTVFRVLVVDDEAPARAKVKRLLADDARFTCVGEASDGTEALARIESLRPDLVVLDVQMPGLTGFEVLEALGTDACPAVIFSTAYERFALQAFEAHAADYLLKPYDAGRFTRALDKAHALLSAGTRGSAAMDALLATVAKARPERPLERLVVKVGEGWVPLRLDTVWRLSSEDKYVRLFTAQGEHLVRQTLRALEERLDPTRFVRVHRGDLVNLEAVARLEPWTHGDGILVLKDGSTVILSRTYREAFLQQWGAAE
- a CDS encoding sensor histidine kinase; the encoded protein is MRAWEDVPSTRWRWPRLRLRPALKVLAFGLALGVWQGSAVRLMQLMRPHPGHWAPAFIWEMTSALAVTLLLPVLMTAVLNAPAPRVGWTRFLGIHAAAFSLFTSLHIALMAGLRHGIYALLELGDYDLGPPVYALPMEAQKDLITYGLGCAVISLLYEWRQRQARALRSAELEGELRAAQLQSLTGQLHPHFLFNALHTIGSVMYEDLPRTDRLLSDLGQLLRASLERTEPTWTLAEERGHTERFVALLAARFGDRLDVRWDVAPGLEPQRVPCFALQTLVENAVKHNQDLRGALEVRIRARAETDRWALEVEDTGRGFGAPSPASGPGVGLTQLERVLTLLHGDRARLERGAGPEGGARVTVWLPRVEVA
- a CDS encoding acyltransferase family protein; this translates as MSAPIRPAAAHHPDLDWLRVLAIVVLHLFHTGMMFNTWEWHIKSPQALPLLEPVMGVLHLVRMPLLMVISGAGTAFALRRRSLRAFTKDRTKRLLLPLVFGMFVVVPPQIYVERLFQGRIQGSYAAFYPTVFDFVPYPAGSFSWHHLWFVAYLFVYCLLALPLFAALRTQAGGRFLAWADAWLSRGVNVLWLVVPLALNRVLLRDFPETHALLDDPRTFVHYGLLFLYGHLLGRCPGVWGRLVALRHVLLAVALAALVVELVWPWPVMPVVPAIVGGTVLIWSGLLTAMAWARHHVRTAPAWLPHAQALSYPFYIFHQTVIICVGYLCLRLPVGPWAMLFAVLTLSFAVTLALCEGVSRVAWLRPLFGMKPRAARPAVLTPEAVG
- the rplI gene encoding 50S ribosomal protein L9, encoding MKVILREDIDNLGKSGELVTVKDGFGRNFLLPRKKAVLASEQNLRQLEHEKAVHTARNAKLKGAADEQAKKLGSVKVTIKRKVGEQDKLFGSVTVLDIAEALAAQGQQVDRRQLHLAEPIKSLGNYEVELRLHREVTAKIKVDVVAE
- the rpsR gene encoding 30S ribosomal protein S18, which codes for MSNGMDSKQGAGASRGPGGGGGGYGGGSRGGDRGGDRGGDRDRGGDRGDRGGMGGDDDKRGGRGFGRKKVCRFCAEKNASVDFKDQATLKYFVTERGKIIPRRISGNCAKHQREVAVAIKRARGIALLPYNAVVG
- the rpsF gene encoding 30S ribosomal protein S6, coding for MAETQAAKRLREYETIFLVKPDVTDDNVDKLKERVRTIVSREGGKVLRFTVWGKKKTLFPVAKQPRAIYVHTSFLGDGKLVAEIERNLRNIDDVTRYISVKIADEVDPESRPVLEDLKLAGDVEETRPGAPVEREGGFRSETPEFAGGDSEEESTEEA
- the pth gene encoding aminoacyl-tRNA hydrolase translates to MKLICGLGNPGREYERHRHNVGFMVVDALLSRARAELTQDKFQARVGQGNLGGERILFVEPQTYMNLSGRSVAEAARFYKVEVQDVLVVHDELDLPFGRLQLKAGGGAGGHNGLKSMVQCLGEDAFIRVRVGIGKPEGPNAKERVAGYVLSNFDDGERRQLEELVGKAADMAESWVRDGLSTAMNRHNRKA
- a CDS encoding 50S ribosomal protein L25/general stress protein Ctc, with translation MATDKSTLEAQAREGSGKGIARRLRASGQVPAVVYGKHLKAPLHISVDPKAIRTAINTPHKLNTLIQLKLAGNEQQVLLKDYQMDPLTRDILHADFIAVSEKEQVKVNLPVVLTGKAPGVAEGGLLTQIRRNLEVWALPGAIPLQIEVDVSNLQIAEAIHVNDVKLPEGVSVKTHVNYTIAVLAAPEAAEAAPAAAAAAAAAPAAGKAADAKAGDAKAPAAAAAKAPAKAAAKK